In a genomic window of Croceibacterium sp. TMG7-5b_MA50:
- a CDS encoding VOC family protein has translation MPEMIFVNLPVTDLPRSTDFYTAAGFAMNPAFSNDQASCMVWSDTIFVMLLTHEFWRTFTSKTIPGAKESAQVLLCLSREDRAEVDAMVAAAVRAGGVPDPTPTQDMGFMYGRSFEDPDGHIWEVMWMDPAAAEGGPPAEAAA, from the coding sequence ATGCCGGAGATGATCTTCGTAAACCTGCCCGTGACGGACCTGCCGCGTTCGACCGACTTCTACACAGCCGCGGGCTTCGCCATGAACCCGGCCTTCTCCAACGATCAGGCGTCCTGCATGGTTTGGTCGGACACGATCTTCGTCATGCTGCTGACCCATGAGTTCTGGAGAACCTTCACCAGCAAGACCATTCCCGGCGCGAAGGAGAGTGCGCAGGTGCTGCTATGCCTTAGTCGTGAGGATCGCGCCGAGGTGGATGCCATGGTCGCCGCTGCCGTACGCGCCGGTGGCGTGCCCGATCCGACGCCGACCCAAGATATGGGCTTCATGTACGGCCGCAGTTTCGAGGATCCAGACGGGCACATCTGGGAAGTGATGTGGATGGATCCGGCCGCCGCGGAGGGTGGCCCGCCGGCGGAAGCCGCCGCTTGA
- a CDS encoding glutathione S-transferase family protein, protein MNLPATLSAFEWVPDFARGHVRDLRVRWACEEIDRPYDAVLLDATRPRGPDYTCWQPFGQVPAWREGTLSMFESGAILLHLGETDERLLPSDPQTRWQAISWLFAALNSVEPYVGPLVDVRLFHADRPWAEDAFATFRPAAEQRLTQLSDAIGEREWLAGPFSIADIAMATVLKDVSSMNLLDGFPTLDAYLQRACARPAYARALQAQLDDFRDQPKAT, encoded by the coding sequence ATGAACCTGCCAGCCACGCTGAGCGCGTTCGAATGGGTCCCCGATTTCGCCCGCGGGCACGTCCGCGACCTGCGGGTGCGCTGGGCGTGCGAGGAGATCGATCGACCGTATGATGCCGTGTTGCTCGACGCCACACGGCCGCGTGGACCCGACTACACCTGCTGGCAGCCATTCGGCCAGGTTCCCGCCTGGCGGGAGGGGACCCTTTCCATGTTCGAGAGCGGGGCCATCCTGCTGCATCTCGGCGAAACGGACGAGCGGCTGCTGCCGTCAGATCCGCAGACACGGTGGCAGGCTATCAGTTGGCTGTTTGCGGCGCTCAACTCGGTCGAGCCATATGTGGGTCCGCTGGTGGATGTGCGGCTCTTCCATGCCGACCGCCCATGGGCGGAAGACGCCTTTGCCACCTTTCGCCCGGCCGCCGAACAGCGGCTGACGCAACTGAGCGACGCGATTGGGGAGCGCGAGTGGCTGGCCGGGCCTTTCTCCATCGCTGACATCGCAATGGCTACCGTGCTGAAGGATGTCAGCTCCATGAACCTGCTCGATGGGTTCCCCACCCTCGACGCCTATCTGCAGCGGGCTTGCGCCCGCCCGGCCTACGCCCGCGCGCTGCAGGCGCAACTCGACGATTTCCGTGACCAGCCGAAAGCAACGTAA
- a CDS encoding DUF1428 domain-containing protein, which translates to MYISGFLLAVPGDKKEAYREMAAAVGPFFQKHGAIEIVEAWEEDVRDGQHTDFRMAVKAEPGEKIVFSWIIWRDKAAADAAEKAMESDPDMQMPDEMPFDGKRMIFGGFAPIYTLGR; encoded by the coding sequence ATGTATATCAGCGGATTTCTGCTCGCCGTCCCGGGTGACAAGAAGGAAGCCTATCGCGAGATGGCGGCGGCCGTCGGGCCATTCTTCCAGAAGCACGGCGCGATCGAGATCGTGGAAGCGTGGGAGGAGGATGTCCGCGACGGGCAGCACACCGACTTTCGCATGGCCGTGAAGGCCGAACCCGGCGAGAAGATCGTGTTCTCCTGGATCATCTGGCGCGACAAGGCAGCTGCCGATGCGGCCGAGAAGGCGATGGAGAGCGATCCCGACATGCAGATGCCGGACGAGATGCCGTTCGACGGGAAGCGCATGATCTTCGGTGGCTTCGCCCCGATCTACACTCTCGGCCGCTGA
- a CDS encoding VOC family protein: MTQPDNAGGDGGDFIWYELAVPDPALVRDFYREVAGWSIDETAHDTGTVEYRMIRRADGGFAGGVLTITDQMAQGGMRPMWLGYIHHPDVDAAVQAMIKAGGTTLMPPSDMEGVGRIALLADPQAAPVYIMAPTPPAGDPDAKSDVFSYMTTGHVTWNELMTSDPAAAIALYGQLFGWSQEGSMNMGELGEYQFIQHGDDPIGAVMPLMPQMERSCWNFYIAVEDIDRAAEAVTARGGSVFGEPQEVPGGSFALNALDPAGAAIGFVGPRKE, translated from the coding sequence ATGACCCAGCCTGACAATGCCGGCGGTGACGGCGGCGACTTCATCTGGTACGAACTGGCGGTGCCCGACCCGGCATTGGTACGCGACTTCTACCGGGAGGTCGCGGGCTGGTCCATCGACGAGACCGCCCATGATACCGGCACGGTCGAATACCGGATGATCCGGCGTGCCGATGGCGGCTTTGCCGGCGGCGTGCTGACGATCACGGATCAGATGGCGCAAGGCGGCATGCGGCCGATGTGGCTCGGCTATATCCACCACCCTGACGTCGATGCCGCCGTGCAGGCGATGATCAAGGCGGGCGGAACGACCCTTATGCCGCCATCGGACATGGAGGGTGTCGGCCGCATCGCGCTGCTGGCCGATCCGCAGGCTGCGCCAGTCTACATCATGGCGCCGACGCCGCCGGCGGGCGATCCCGACGCGAAGAGCGACGTCTTCAGCTACATGACCACGGGCCATGTCACCTGGAACGAGTTGATGACGAGCGATCCGGCGGCCGCGATCGCGCTGTATGGCCAACTGTTCGGGTGGTCGCAGGAAGGCTCCATGAACATGGGCGAGTTGGGCGAGTACCAGTTCATCCAGCATGGCGACGATCCGATCGGCGCTGTCATGCCGCTGATGCCGCAGATGGAGCGGTCCTGCTGGAACTTCTACATCGCGGTCGAAGACATTGACCGGGCGGCGGAAGCCGTGACCGCCCGGGGCGGCAGCGTATTCGGCGAGCCGCAGGAGGTGCCCGGCGGCAGCTTTGCCCTCAACGCCCTCGATCCGGCTGGCGCCGCCATCGGCTTCGTCGGCCCGCGCAAGGAGTGA
- a CDS encoding VOC family protein, protein MMSKATICLWFRNKDAAEAAAFYAATFPDSHVGPTLAAPTDYPAGVAGDPLVVHFTVMGLPCIGLNGGEAPWDHDLAFSFSVETEDQAETDRYWDALIADGGEAGQCSWCKDRWGISWQITPRALNEGMRDPDPAAAARVMQAMMGMTKIDVAAIEAARRG, encoded by the coding sequence ATGATGAGCAAGGCCACCATCTGCCTGTGGTTCCGCAACAAGGACGCGGCGGAGGCTGCGGCATTCTATGCCGCGACCTTCCCCGACAGCCATGTCGGCCCGACCCTGGCCGCTCCCACGGACTATCCCGCCGGGGTGGCGGGAGACCCGCTGGTCGTCCACTTCACCGTGATGGGCCTGCCCTGCATCGGCCTGAACGGCGGAGAGGCGCCGTGGGACCACGATCTCGCCTTCTCGTTCTCCGTAGAGACGGAGGATCAGGCCGAGACCGACCGGTACTGGGATGCCCTGATCGCCGATGGTGGAGAGGCCGGGCAATGCAGCTGGTGCAAGGACCGGTGGGGTATCTCCTGGCAGATCACTCCGCGCGCGTTGAACGAAGGGATGCGTGACCCTGACCCGGCCGCAGCCGCACGGGTGATGCAGGCGATGATGGGCATGACGAAGATCGATGTGGCCGCCATCGAAGCGGCGCGGAGAGGGTGA
- a CDS encoding SRPBCC domain-containing protein — protein sequence MADSNELSVTRFIAAAAATVWDVLANRQAEWWCPVPWSVEITAQERRAGGRCAMVMRGPAGEEVPTEGVYLAWDEGRRIVSTDAFTGDWQPAGPFMTGIWEIEPEGTGTRYTARARHWTAEARDQHLAMGFEPGWNAVADQFKALCEGA from the coding sequence ATGGCGGACTCAAACGAACTTTCGGTGACGCGCTTCATCGCGGCGGCGGCGGCGACGGTGTGGGACGTCCTGGCGAACCGGCAGGCGGAATGGTGGTGCCCCGTCCCCTGGTCGGTCGAGATAACCGCGCAGGAACGCCGCGCCGGCGGGCGCTGCGCCATGGTCATGCGCGGTCCGGCGGGGGAGGAGGTGCCGACCGAGGGTGTGTACCTCGCCTGGGATGAAGGGCGGCGGATCGTATCCACCGACGCCTTTACGGGCGACTGGCAACCCGCCGGGCCGTTCATGACCGGCATCTGGGAGATCGAGCCGGAGGGCACCGGCACCCGATATACGGCGCGTGCCCGCCATTGGACGGCGGAGGCGCGCGATCAGCATCTTGCCATGGGCTTCGAACCGGGGTGGAATGCCGTCGCGGACCAGTTCAAGGCCCTGTGCGAAGGAGCATGA
- a CDS encoding glutathione S-transferase family protein yields the protein MAGFTFFFNPMSRAQIARWALHEVSADYDPVFVPWDDRPAALLAANGMGKLPTIIHHTNEGDHVITECAAVCHYLAQATHSPLLPQSGEMADYFRWLFFGAGPLEQAVISHSMKWEVTDRTQEMMVGFGSYERTMDVLENWLKTHDFICGNRFTMADVYVGSQVDWGVSFKTMPERPGFLAYAERVRQRPAYQEAKAIDNALIAEMKAGTSG from the coding sequence ATGGCGGGGTTCACATTCTTCTTCAATCCGATGAGCCGCGCGCAGATCGCCCGCTGGGCCTTGCACGAGGTGAGCGCCGACTACGATCCGGTGTTCGTTCCGTGGGATGATCGGCCTGCCGCCTTGCTGGCAGCCAACGGGATGGGCAAGCTGCCGACGATCATCCATCACACGAACGAAGGTGACCACGTCATCACCGAATGTGCTGCGGTGTGCCATTATCTGGCGCAGGCAACCCATTCTCCCCTGCTGCCGCAGTCGGGCGAGATGGCGGATTATTTCCGCTGGCTGTTCTTCGGCGCCGGGCCGCTGGAACAGGCGGTGATCAGTCACTCCATGAAGTGGGAGGTCACGGACCGGACGCAGGAGATGATGGTCGGTTTCGGCAGTTACGAACGCACAATGGATGTGCTGGAGAACTGGTTGAAAACACATGATTTCATCTGCGGCAATCGGTTCACCATGGCAGACGTGTATGTCGGATCGCAAGTCGATTGGGGTGTGTCGTTCAAGACCATGCCCGAACGGCCGGGGTTCCTCGCCTATGCCGAGCGCGTGCGGCAGCGGCCCGCCTATCAGGAGGCAAAGGCCA